In Pseudomonadota bacterium, the following proteins share a genomic window:
- a CDS encoding ABC transporter ATP-binding protein — MIEVRGLSYEYPGLRALWDVSFQIARGTITALVGPNGAGKTTLLRCLAGMERPLSGSIRVNDIDVVEEPRRSHRHLGYLSDFFGLYDRLTVRQCLRYVGAANGLAARDLEHTVEDTAAELGLHDRLEQPTGELSRGLRQRVAIAQAIIHGPTVVLLDEPASGLDPEARYALGELFVTLRRRGMTLLVSSHILAELEAYSTHMLILRGGQLVEHRALAQSLAIATPMELRTLDDASALSAFLAGHAAVSDVSVDGHTVRFAMQGDEEQRAALLAALLATGARVSHFAAVAEDLQQSYINSLARGPRA, encoded by the coding sequence ATGATCGAAGTTCGCGGGCTCAGCTACGAATATCCCGGGCTGCGTGCGCTGTGGGACGTCAGCTTCCAAATCGCGCGTGGCACCATCACCGCCTTGGTCGGCCCCAACGGCGCGGGCAAGACCACGCTGCTGCGCTGCCTGGCCGGCATGGAACGTCCGCTCAGCGGCTCGATTCGGGTCAATGACATCGACGTCGTCGAGGAGCCGCGCCGCAGTCATCGCCATCTCGGCTACCTGTCGGACTTCTTCGGGCTGTACGACCGACTCACGGTACGCCAGTGCCTGCGCTACGTCGGCGCCGCCAACGGTCTCGCGGCGCGCGACCTCGAGCACACGGTCGAAGACACGGCGGCCGAGCTCGGTCTCCATGATCGACTCGAACAGCCGACCGGCGAGTTGTCGCGCGGCCTGCGCCAACGGGTGGCAATAGCCCAGGCCATCATCCACGGGCCGACGGTGGTGCTGCTCGACGAACCGGCTTCCGGCCTCGACCCCGAGGCCCGCTACGCGCTCGGAGAATTGTTCGTCACCCTGCGCCGCCGCGGCATGACCTTGCTGGTGTCGTCGCACATCCTGGCGGAACTCGAAGCTTATTCGACGCACATGCTGATCCTGCGCGGCGGGCAACTGGTCGAACATCGAGCCCTCGCGCAATCGCTCGCGATCGCCACCCCCATGGAGCTGCGCACACTCGACGATGCTTCGGCCTTGAGCGCCTTTCTTGCCGGCCACGCGGCGGTCAGCGATGTCTCGGTCGACGGCCACACCGTGCGCTTCGCCATGCAGGGCGATGAAGAACAACGCGCGGCGCTGCTCGCGGCGCTGCTTGCCACCGGCGCACGGGTCAGCCATTTCGCCGCCGTCGCCGAAGACCTGCAGCAGTCCTACATCAACTCCCTGGCGCGCGGCCCGCGGGCATGA
- a CDS encoding zinc ribbon domain-containing protein — MPVYEYVCEENGQVVTVRHGMQVVIRNWGELCFAAQVPMGDTDFEAPVRKKLGVQGISIPVGNSTLKNQGFTKLVKRDKGVYENVTATGSEKRYMKAGDASSMPHLHKKIGD; from the coding sequence ATGCCGGTATATGAATACGTGTGCGAAGAGAACGGCCAGGTGGTGACCGTGCGTCACGGCATGCAGGTCGTGATCCGTAATTGGGGCGAACTATGCTTCGCCGCGCAGGTGCCGATGGGCGACACGGATTTCGAAGCGCCGGTGCGCAAGAAGCTCGGCGTGCAGGGCATCTCCATCCCGGTCGGCAATTCGACCTTGAAGAACCAGGGCTTCACCAAGCTGGTCAAGCGCGACAAGGGTGTTTATGAGAACGTGACCGCGACCGGCTCGGAAAAACGCTACATGAAGGCCGGCGACGCGAGCTCCATGCCCCATCTGCACAAGAAAATCGGCGATTGA
- a CDS encoding nitroreductase family protein: protein MSAILEVLSQRWSPRAFASRPIEAEKLQTLFEAARWAPSCYNDQPWSFVVTRQGVDAQHEALLGSLMPANQAWAATAPVLVLNCVRKNFSHNGKPNRWAHYDLGLAVGNLLGEATHQGLFVHQMAGFDADIAHRALALPDDVDAVAVMALGYLGDAARLPAGVEEKSAAQRERKAVADFLHQGRW, encoded by the coding sequence ATGTCCGCCATACTCGAGGTCCTCAGCCAACGCTGGAGTCCACGCGCCTTCGCGTCGCGACCCATCGAAGCCGAGAAATTGCAGACCTTGTTCGAAGCCGCGCGCTGGGCGCCGTCCTGCTACAACGACCAGCCGTGGAGTTTCGTGGTGACCCGCCAGGGCGTCGACGCGCAACACGAGGCCTTGTTGGGTTCTCTCATGCCCGCCAACCAGGCGTGGGCGGCCACCGCGCCGGTGCTGGTGTTGAACTGCGTGCGCAAGAACTTTTCGCACAACGGCAAACCCAATCGCTGGGCGCACTATGATCTCGGCTTGGCGGTCGGCAACCTGCTCGGCGAGGCGACTCACCAAGGCTTGTTCGTGCACCAGATGGCCGGTTTCGATGCGGACATCGCGCATCGTGCGCTGGCCTTGCCCGATGACGTCGACGCGGTCGCCGTGATGGCGCTCGGCTATCTCGGCGATGCCGCCCGCCTGCCAGCGGGCGTGGAAGAGAAGTCCGCGGCGCAACGCGAGCGCAAGGCCGTCGCCGACTTTCTCCACCAAGGCCGATGGTGA
- the nrtS gene encoding nitrate/nitrite transporter NrtS gives MHRLAQAASWRAIALAPATVRRALRVAAVVGSILVAINYGDRIIAGSLTYLDLAKIGLTYCVPYCVATYAAVGALLNDKR, from the coding sequence ATGCACCGCCTCGCGCAAGCCGCATCCTGGCGCGCCATCGCGTTGGCGCCGGCCACGGTGCGCCGCGCGCTGCGCGTGGCGGCGGTGGTCGGCAGCATCCTGGTTGCCATCAACTACGGTGACCGCATCATCGCGGGCAGCTTGACGTACCTCGACCTTGCCAAGATAGGCCTCACTTACTGCGTGCCGTACTGCGTCGCGACCTACGCCGCGGTCGGCGCCCTGCTCAACGACAAGCGATGA